The Deltaproteobacteria bacterium genomic sequence ACCTGCCGCGGAAGCAACGCGAGACAGAGATTGCGAAGGAATGCCAGGCGATCTTCATCTACGGGATTGGCTGGACTCTCAAGGACGGCTATCCGCACGAACTCAGAGCGGCGGACTACGACGACTGGGTGACAGAGACAACGTCTAAAGACGGCAGACCCATGCACGGGATTAACGGTGATATTCTCGTCTGGAACCCGGTGACAATGCGCCGTCATGAGCTGACATCCATGGGCATCCGCGTCAACGCTGAAACGTTGAAGAAGCAGCTTGAAATCACCGGCCAGCTTGACTTCCTGAAGTTTCCCTACCACAAAGCCATCGTAAACAACGAGATCCCTCTCAGTATTGGGGGTGGCATCGGGCAGTCTCGTACCTTCATGCTTCTGTTAAAGAAGGCCCACCTTGGCGAGGTCAGTGTCACCGTATGGCCAAAAGTACTCAAGGACATGTGCAAGAAGAAGAACATCCATATCCTGGAGTGAACAGAGTCGCTTCCCAACGATCCCCGATGCGCAAAAACGGACTGGGAGAAACAATCAACATTAAGGGTAATAAGGAGGCTCTAAATGGCCGATCGAGTTTGTCCGCCGTGGGTTGGGTATTTGCTACTGAACCCTTTGCGGAAACTGCTGGAAAACCCGGAGAAGTTATTGGGCCGGTTCGTTCGACAAGGGATGACCGTGTTGGAACCCGGCTGCGGTATGGGTTATTTCACTTTGCCTTTGGCCCGAATGGTTGGCGCCGGCGGCCGGGTGGTCGCAGTGGAAATCCAGCCTAAGATGCTCTCGGTTCTAAGCCGCAGGGCCCAAAAGGCCGGACTTTCAGAGAGAATAGAGCTTCGTGAGGGTAAAACCGATAGCCTATGCGTGGAGGATCTTTCAGCACAGG encodes the following:
- a CDS encoding class I SAM-dependent methyltransferase, whose translation is MADRVCPPWVGYLLLNPLRKLLENPEKLLGRFVRQGMTVLEPGCGMGYFTLPLARMVGAGGRVVAVEIQPKMLSVLSRRAQKAGLSERIELREGKTDSLCVEDLSAQVDFATALHVVHEVPDQVSFFTEVWNALKSGGKLFVVEPKHHVTREEIEQSVAVAEKTGFELEAAVTKGGGRRALLTKL